The following is a genomic window from Neurospora crassa OR74A linkage group III, whole genome shotgun sequence.
ctcctcttcgccctcttgctgctgctgctgctgctccacaCCATCTAGAAGATAGACCGGATCATCAATAGTCCCGTCCCTCACAAACCCCGCCACAAAGAACCCCATGACGCCCCTACCATCATCCCGATAATAAGCCCTGATAACCGCATCCctgacctcctccttttctttttctttttcttccattACCCCTTCTGTTGTGATTCCCTCCTCCAAGGTCATCGCCTCGGCTTCTCCCCGAACATcccacctcctcatccccTCCACCTGCTCTTGGCGTTTCAACACCCTCCACCCTCTCCTTTTCGCAACATCCGAAGCCAAAGCCCGCAAAACCACGTGCTCGTTCTCCCCCGCGTGGATCGAGCAAGTGCTGTACGTGATGCGTCTGGCAGCAGGAAACGACATGGCGTGTTGCAGCAGGGTCAGCTGAAACGAGGCGAGCGAGGCGATGCGCGCTTCGAGGTCGGCCTGGGAGGAGACGGGGATGGCgacgccgtcgtcgtcgatcagGACCTTGGCTGGGGGTTCTTGGGTCTCTGTTGTACCTGTGGTAGTTGGCGGAGACTTGCGCTTGTTGTTATTTTGTTTGCCTTTGGGATTGgctttggtgttggtgttggtggaggaggaggaagaggaagaggaagaggaagaggaagaggaggaaggagcagaGGGAAGGTGGAGAGTGGGAGCATCATCCCTCCCCACAATTCCCGAACCAGAGCAGGAAGGATCAAGAAGTAAAGCCCCGACGTTTCGGTACTTGGCATCCAAAGGGTTGACCTTGAGAAAGTCTTTACCGGCGTTGACGACAGTGAAGGTGTCGGATCCGGCGGTTTTGACCATCTTCTGTAAGGTTTTGGCGCGGTGAGGGTCTTTTTCGAATGCGAAtatggtcgtcgtcgtcgtccccttttgctcttcttctcccctcttcttcttgtttcctttcttgCCAGTTTTACCATCAAAGACAATCGCCTTATTGTCCTCCACCCGTGAATGCACAATCGCTGCCAAATGCGTCGTCTTGTTCCCCGGCGCCGCGCACGTATCCATGAcatctccatctctctcCGGTCTAGGATCCAGCAGATAAGCGGGGAAACACGAAGCTTTATCCTGCAAGATAATCTTGCCGGACTTGTACGCCTCCGTCTTTGTGAAATCCGCTACCCCGGGACAGGCGGCAATGAGATTGGGAATGTGTCCATCAATGTGAATCaccttttttcccttctttccctgcCCATCGAAAGCATCGGCCGCCTGGATCACCTCGGCCAcgctctccaccacctcccaccCCTTGAACGTCGTAGCCAACTGTTCTTCCACCGTCGATTTCAGCGTGTTCACCCTGATCCACCGCGGATGCACGGGACATCCTCCCCTAGCGCCAATCTCTACCTGCGTCCGCAGCGCATCCAGTGTAGCACATTTGCGCCGTATGCGCGCGCGGACAAACTCCGAGTTCAAACGGGCCTTGTGTCGTTCAATGGAGACCCGCAAGCCGTGGGTGGCGGGCAGGGCGATACCCGATTTGGAAAGCAGCAAATCGTGCACGAGCAAGAGGGAGAGAGCGGGCGTGAGTTTTCGCTCGTGCTTGAGCAGGTCCGAGGCCTCGACGACTTCTTTGAGGATGGCGGACCATTTGCTGGTTTCAAGGGCTAGTGCGTAGACTTGGGCGGGAGGCGACTTGAGGGATTTGTCTTTGAAAATGCGAGACTTGAGACTGCCGCCGTGGGTGGCGTTGGGACCAGCGGCCGTCAGGATGGCGGCTGTCTCGTGGTAGAGGGACATGCtgggtttggtggtggtggtggtgtttatCAAGTCCCTCGTTGGTGCTTTGTATTCGGTGATTTAATTgggtaaaaaggaaaaaaaaaaaaaaaaaaaggtggaaAACGGTAGAATAGGAAGGATGTTTCGGAAAACAAGATGATCTCTCACCCTCGAGTCTGAAAACGTCGTTGTGAAATTGGAAGATGTCGTCGAGTCTATCGAATAAACTTTTTTATGCAGACGTTCACAAATCTTCAGTTTCTTCCATGTGCAGCTTGTTTGTGCAGTGTCTCCACCCACTAAGCGCAAAACCTtccattcctcctccacggttcttcttctttcagcACAGACCCTCTGTTTCTTCCCCTGTAACTTGGACCCTTGAAGGC
Proteins encoded in this region:
- a CDS encoding NOL1/NOP2/Sun domain family protein is translated as MSLYHETAAILTAAGPNATHGGSLKSRIFKDKSLKSPPAQVYALALETSKWSAILKEVVEASDLLKHERKLTPALSLLLVHDLLLSKSGIALPATHGLRVSIERHKARLNSEFVRARIRRKCATLDALRTQVEIGARGGCPVHPRWIRVNTLKSTVEEQLATTFKGWEVVESVAEVIQAADAFDGQGKKGKKVIHIDGHIPNLIAACPGVADFTKTEAYKSGKIILQDKASCFPAYLLDPRPERDGDVMDTCAAPGNKTTHLAAIVHSRVEDNKAIVFDGKTGKKGNKKKRGEEEQKGTTTTTIFAFEKDPHRAKTLQKMVKTAGSDTFTVVNAGKDFLKVNPLDAKYRNVGALLLDPSCSGSGIVGRDDAPTLHLPSAPSSSSSSSSSSSSSSSTNTNTKANPKGKQNNNKRKSPPTTTGTTETQEPPAKVLIDDDGVAIPVSSQADLEARIASLASFQLTLLQHAMSFPAARRITYSTCSIHAGENEHVVLRALASDVAKRRGWRVLKRQEQVEGMRRWDVRGEAEAMTLEEGITTEGVMEEKEKEKEEVRDAVIRAYYRDDGRGVMGFFVAGFVRDGTIDDPVYLLDGVEQQQQQQEGEEEEEEQEDPEGPFVRDEQGRIVRDENGIPTLKSTGKKAVDLKELEGDEESSVEYRIEGQEEEDEEEPYQRDGKGNLVRDDEGLPVLKEGRRWKVVKGGKGQKAEGVSDESEEEEEGSEDGDEWGGFDD